A window of the Flavobacterium sangjuense genome harbors these coding sequences:
- a CDS encoding B12-binding domain-containing radical SAM protein — MSNILFSHSYYYKLDPKQWKNKNPFPPLGTLYAASLLRKNGFEVSLFDTNLLDSPKSIQPILHKTKPNYLVIFDDGFNYLTKMCLTNMREACFEMIRYGKNHNCTVIVCSSDSTDHYKEYIEKGADFILQGEGEITLLELLKSIEENKNFDDLQGIVFQKNDAIQVNKKRDVQQVLDEFPLPAWDLVDIESYRKIWKQSGQEFTLNIATTRGCPYKCNWCAKPIYGNRYNAHSPEYIVSEIAFLKANFGVTRFWMCDDIFGLKPNWVQEFNAKLKEQNLKISYYIQSRVDLLLKEDTIDCLAESGLEEVWVGAESASQKILDAMDKGTTVEQIYQATAILKSKKIRVAFFLQFGYLDENQEDIAKTIAMVKELMPDNIGISVSYPLPGTKFYDKVKDDLKLKSNWTDSDDFDMMFNGTYNSNYYRKLQRFVHKEFRKQQGFQNLKLAISNPLNFSVAHLKSVAKLGYYIPSAFFDRFFLKFLMTK, encoded by the coding sequence ATGTCTAATATTCTTTTTTCGCATTCCTATTATTACAAACTTGACCCAAAACAATGGAAAAACAAAAACCCTTTTCCTCCTTTGGGAACTTTGTATGCGGCTTCTTTATTGCGAAAAAATGGTTTTGAAGTTTCCCTTTTTGACACCAATTTATTGGATTCACCAAAATCAATCCAACCTATTTTACACAAAACAAAACCGAATTATCTTGTAATTTTTGACGATGGGTTTAATTATCTGACCAAAATGTGCCTGACGAATATGCGTGAAGCCTGTTTTGAAATGATACGATATGGCAAAAACCACAATTGCACCGTTATTGTCTGCAGTTCAGATTCTACCGATCATTACAAAGAGTATATTGAAAAAGGCGCTGATTTTATTTTGCAGGGCGAAGGCGAAATCACACTTTTAGAGCTTCTAAAATCAATTGAAGAAAACAAGAACTTTGATGACCTACAAGGAATAGTTTTCCAAAAAAATGATGCTATTCAGGTCAATAAAAAAAGAGACGTTCAGCAAGTTTTAGATGAATTTCCTTTACCGGCTTGGGATTTGGTTGATATCGAAAGTTATCGCAAAATCTGGAAACAAAGCGGACAGGAATTCACATTAAATATTGCCACCACTCGCGGTTGTCCGTATAAATGTAACTGGTGCGCCAAACCCATTTATGGCAATCGTTACAACGCACATTCACCGGAATATATTGTTAGTGAAATTGCTTTTTTGAAAGCCAATTTTGGTGTGACACGTTTTTGGATGTGTGATGATATTTTTGGCTTAAAGCCAAATTGGGTTCAGGAATTCAACGCCAAATTAAAAGAACAAAATCTAAAAATAAGCTATTATATCCAAAGCCGCGTTGATTTATTATTGAAAGAAGATACCATTGATTGCCTGGCTGAATCCGGTTTGGAAGAAGTTTGGGTTGGTGCCGAAAGTGCTTCGCAGAAAATTCTGGATGCTATGGATAAAGGCACAACGGTTGAACAAATTTATCAGGCAACTGCTATTTTAAAATCTAAAAAAATCAGGGTTGCTTTCTTTTTGCAATTTGGTTATTTAGACGAAAATCAGGAAGACATTGCCAAAACCATTGCAATGGTTAAAGAGCTAATGCCGGATAATATTGGGATTTCTGTTTCCTATCCGTTGCCGGGAACCAAGTTTTACGATAAAGTCAAAGACGATTTAAAACTAAAATCGAATTGGACCGATTCTGACGATTTTGACATGATGTTTAACGGAACTTACAACTCCAATTACTACCGAAAACTACAACGCTTCGTTCATAAAGAATTCAGAAAACAACAAGGATTTCAGAATTTGAAACTGGCAATTTCGAATCCGTTAAATTTTTCTGTTGCTCACTTAAAATCCGTTGCCAAATTAGGTTATTACATTCCGAGTGCATTTTTTGATCGCTTTTTTTTAAAATTTCTAATGACTAAATAA
- a CDS encoding methyltransferase domain-containing protein — translation MNWKIKAGLQKLLALTKIGDRLNHIPATLDKKYHSNVVLYQTHECIRQFSYSNIDLSSPKTALEIGTGYSLISTVVLSLLGFQKIITVDITNDLKFSTFKKQVQHLENPENLEKIVAKSIFPVDVIKHKIKLIKEAKSFSALFDLLNITYVAPYTFEAIENESAAFDYITSLVVLEHVPPKILETLFEKTKKWLSKDGFCVHTINFIDHFANPGFFQDRSISEFNFLKYSDSYWNSWSGNPIAYTNRLSYLFYLELCDKHELNVVDFIGENYRERKDLDLNLIHNDILRKYRTLPQKEDLVKFQRGTLISKA, via the coding sequence ATGAATTGGAAAATAAAGGCTGGATTGCAAAAACTACTGGCGCTGACAAAAATTGGCGACCGCTTGAATCATATTCCAGCTACACTTGACAAAAAATACCATTCAAATGTTGTTTTGTATCAAACCCATGAATGCATCAGACAATTCAGTTATAGTAATATTGATTTATCAAGCCCTAAAACCGCTCTGGAAATTGGGACGGGATATTCATTAATTTCTACAGTTGTTTTATCATTATTAGGTTTCCAAAAAATAATTACCGTTGACATCACTAATGATTTAAAATTTTCGACTTTTAAAAAACAAGTTCAACATCTTGAAAACCCGGAAAACTTAGAAAAAATTGTTGCCAAAAGTATTTTCCCCGTGGATGTTATTAAACATAAAATCAAACTGATTAAAGAGGCAAAATCATTCTCAGCGCTTTTTGATTTGTTAAATATAACTTATGTCGCTCCCTATACTTTTGAAGCCATTGAAAACGAATCGGCTGCATTTGATTATATAACTTCTTTGGTTGTGCTTGAACATGTTCCACCAAAAATTTTGGAAACCCTATTTGAAAAGACTAAGAAATGGCTGTCCAAAGATGGATTTTGCGTACACACCATAAATTTTATTGACCATTTTGCCAATCCGGGATTTTTTCAGGACAGAAGCATTTCTGAATTTAATTTTTTAAAATATTCCGATAGTTACTGGAATTCCTGGTCTGGGAATCCTATAGCATACACTAATAGACTTTCTTATCTGTTTTATTTAGAACTTTGTGATAAACACGAATTGAATGTTGTCGATTTTATTGGAGAAAATTATCGAGAAAGGAAAGATTTAGATTTGAATCTGATTCACAACGATATCCTGAGAAAATATCGAACATTACCTCAAAAAGAGGATTTGGTAAAATTTCAAAGAGGCACTTTAATTAGCAAGGCATAA
- a CDS encoding class I SAM-dependent methyltransferase translates to MENRFDKAALNYDATFTNSEIGKMQRNLVYNQLSKQLDSIQNVLEINCGTGEDAIWFAKQNYKITATDISPKMIEVAKSKANLNFKTADINSISSIFEGEKFDLIFSNFGGLNCLSKSELEKFFANSNSILSEKGKLALVIMPKHTLWEQFYFLAKAQFSSIFRRKKEFVLADVDGEKVPTYYYNPKDIVNLAKHYFELVDQKPIGFFVPPSYLELFFKNKKGLLGFLNSFENRIKNWSFLSKYADHYIIILQKR, encoded by the coding sequence ATGGAGAACCGTTTTGACAAAGCAGCACTCAATTATGACGCAACATTTACCAATTCTGAAATTGGGAAAATGCAACGAAACTTGGTGTACAATCAGCTTTCAAAACAGTTAGATTCAATTCAAAATGTTTTAGAAATCAATTGCGGAACTGGTGAAGATGCGATTTGGTTTGCCAAACAAAATTACAAAATTACAGCTACAGATATTTCGCCAAAAATGATTGAAGTCGCTAAAAGTAAAGCAAACCTCAACTTCAAAACGGCCGATATAAATTCAATTTCTTCCATTTTTGAAGGCGAAAAATTTGATTTGATTTTTTCCAATTTTGGTGGTTTGAATTGTTTGTCGAAATCGGAATTGGAAAAATTCTTTGCGAATAGCAATTCGATACTTTCTGAAAAAGGAAAATTGGCTTTGGTAATTATGCCGAAGCATACTCTTTGGGAGCAATTTTACTTTTTGGCGAAAGCCCAATTTTCATCAATATTCAGACGAAAAAAAGAATTCGTTTTAGCCGATGTCGATGGAGAAAAAGTACCAACATATTACTACAACCCAAAAGATATCGTAAATTTAGCAAAGCATTATTTTGAACTGGTTGACCAAAAACCAATTGGTTTTTTTGTACCGCCATCCTATTTGGAGTTATTTTTCAAAAACAAAAAAGGATTATTAGGGTTTTTAAATTCATTTGAAAATAGAATTAAAAACTGGTCTTTCCTGTCAAAATATGCCGATCATTACATCATAATATTGCAAAAAAGATGA
- a CDS encoding B12-binding domain-containing radical SAM protein has product MSLLFTHAYYLSDDPKEQKIMKPYPPLGLLYVSGYLKSKNIANDVFDTTFSSQKEQLDFIAEKNPKVICIYTNLMTKIEVIKLIKILKSETFGFPKIILGGPDVTYNIANYLKAGADFLVIGEGEETTFELYDAIMANAAFHQVDGIAFLENNQIIQTTARTKFKELDELPLPNREAINMHNYLETWKTNHGQSSMTISTQRGCPYTCKWCSTAVYGQSYRRRPANQVAEEMKMLKEQYNPDALWFVDDVFTVSHKWLIAFRDEVLKQDAVIPFECITRAERLNEEILQLLKDIGCFRIWIGAESGSQTIIDAMDRRVDVNQVKKIIQDTNAMGIETGTFIMLGYPGETEEDITETIQYLKDANPTLYTITVAYPIKGTSLYDEIESKITSQPEWETSTDRDIDFERTYSRKYYKYAVSKVVNEVEFHKTISKTSLKALKLKTKSILATGLMKLNK; this is encoded by the coding sequence ATGAGTTTGCTTTTTACACATGCCTATTATTTATCTGATGATCCAAAGGAGCAAAAGATAATGAAACCCTATCCACCGTTAGGGTTACTTTATGTTTCGGGCTATTTGAAAAGCAAAAATATTGCTAATGATGTTTTTGACACGACATTTTCTTCCCAAAAAGAACAACTCGATTTTATAGCTGAAAAAAATCCAAAAGTCATTTGCATTTACACCAATCTGATGACTAAAATTGAAGTCATCAAACTGATTAAAATTCTGAAAAGCGAAACTTTTGGTTTCCCAAAAATCATTCTTGGCGGACCGGATGTTACATACAATATTGCCAATTATTTAAAAGCCGGTGCTGATTTTTTAGTCATTGGCGAAGGCGAAGAAACCACGTTTGAATTGTATGATGCGATTATGGCAAATGCCGCTTTTCATCAGGTTGACGGCATCGCTTTTTTGGAAAACAATCAAATCATACAAACTACAGCGCGAACCAAATTCAAAGAACTGGATGAATTGCCGTTGCCAAATCGCGAAGCCATTAACATGCACAACTATTTGGAAACCTGGAAAACCAATCACGGACAAAGTTCGATGACAATTTCTACCCAGCGTGGTTGTCCTTATACCTGCAAATGGTGCAGCACGGCGGTTTATGGACAAAGTTATCGCCGTCGCCCTGCAAATCAAGTGGCGGAAGAAATGAAAATGCTGAAAGAACAATACAATCCTGATGCGCTTTGGTTTGTGGATGATGTTTTTACAGTAAGTCATAAATGGTTAATCGCTTTCAGAGACGAAGTGTTGAAACAGGATGCTGTGATTCCTTTTGAATGTATCACAAGAGCCGAACGGTTGAATGAAGAAATTCTGCAACTGCTAAAAGATATTGGTTGTTTCCGAATCTGGATTGGTGCCGAAAGCGGTTCACAAACCATCATTGATGCAATGGACAGACGTGTTGATGTAAATCAGGTGAAGAAAATAATTCAGGACACGAATGCTATGGGAATTGAAACAGGAACATTCATCATGCTTGGTTATCCGGGAGAAACCGAAGAAGACATTACAGAAACGATTCAGTATTTAAAAGATGCTAATCCGACTTTGTATACGATAACAGTGGCATATCCTATTAAAGGAACTTCATTATATGATGAAATTGAATCTAAAATTACAAGCCAGCCGGAATGGGAAACTTCCACCGACCGCGACATCGATTTTGAGCGAACGTATTCCCGAAAATATTACAAATATGCCGTGAGCAAAGTGGTGAATGAAGTCGAATTTCATAAAACCATTTCGAAAACGAGTTTAAAAGCTTTGAAGTTAAAAACCAAATCTATTTTAGCAACAGGGTTAATGAAATTAAACAAATAA
- a CDS encoding glycosyltransferase family 2 protein, with amino-acid sequence MINNKKIIVVLPAYNAGKTLQKTFEEIPFDVVDDLILTDDFSNDETIEVAKKIGIKNIIAHDKNKGYGANQKSCYQKAFELNADIIVMLHPDYQYTPKLIPAMCSLVANDLYDVVLGSRILSKGALKGGMPLYKYISNRILTFIQNVLMNQKLSEYHTGYRCFDAQLLQKIDFENNSDDFVFDNEIIAQCCFLNAKIGEISCPANYFEEASSINFSRSITYGLGVLRVSISYFLQKIKLGSFPVFKNL; translated from the coding sequence ATGATTAACAACAAAAAAATAATCGTTGTACTTCCTGCTTACAACGCCGGGAAAACACTTCAAAAAACCTTTGAAGAAATTCCGTTTGACGTTGTTGATGATTTGATTTTGACTGATGATTTTAGTAATGACGAAACGATAGAAGTTGCGAAAAAAATCGGCATCAAAAACATCATTGCCCATGATAAAAACAAAGGCTATGGCGCGAATCAGAAATCGTGTTACCAAAAAGCGTTTGAACTCAATGCCGATATTATCGTAATGCTTCATCCGGATTATCAATATACACCAAAGCTAATTCCGGCGATGTGCTCGTTGGTTGCAAACGATTTGTACGATGTTGTTTTGGGTTCCCGAATTTTAAGTAAAGGAGCGCTGAAAGGCGGAATGCCTTTGTATAAATACATTTCGAATAGGATTTTGACTTTCATTCAGAATGTTTTGATGAATCAAAAACTATCCGAATATCATACGGGTTATCGCTGTTTCGATGCGCAATTGTTACAGAAAATTGACTTCGAAAACAACTCGGATGATTTTGTTTTTGACAATGAAATCATTGCACAATGTTGCTTTTTGAATGCAAAAATTGGTGAGATATCCTGCCCGGCAAATTATTTTGAAGAAGCTAGTTCTATTAATTTTAGTAGAAGTATAACCTATGGCTTAGGCGTTTTGAGAGTTTCTATTTCATATTTTTTACAGAAAATTAAATTGGGTTCGTTTCCTGTTTTTAAGAATTTATGA
- a CDS encoding glycosyltransferase family 87 protein: protein MKNVILKYYPLLPLLLLCVFYGYKSLEFPIHDFSNYYFGGKFLAEGHFTSDIYFPYEFNKAISDLGHHNIFASYAPNTPFLAFFFSPLSFIYVEAAKLFFNCISISLFVFSIYRLFSHYKINLKYALLIPVLFLVPIKNNLLFGQVYFLLFFLLTEGWFSYEKKRWKSMAFFWSLAVLLKVFPVLLIVLFVFKKQWKALLYLAGSCILLFGISLLFTGTDIWIFYLKEVLPKASNGEIATAFVPNYQSVFMFLKELLVFDATDNQYSSFNYPVLFSALMLAFKIGILGIGYFISKKTSNALFAFSYWILAMILLSPYGSTYTIILLIFPFLALLKSEISNVKKIILFIVLFLISNLSLSFFIEKAFPFSYPRLFLLLLLFALFLFEFQQKINWKIVVACSLLPMILVLIFKKNNVVKSTILLKDGPILVYDYEIENKQLTGYFWDGQDKVVLWNTPIQNVESLSLKNNQVFYRNQQLTFDKSHKLKPMLIDNKTVLYLSDYGRGIGFYTLRKMELK, encoded by the coding sequence ATGAAAAATGTCATTCTGAAATATTATCCTTTGCTTCCTTTGCTTTTGCTTTGTGTTTTCTATGGATATAAATCTTTGGAATTTCCAATTCACGATTTTAGCAATTATTACTTTGGCGGAAAGTTTTTGGCTGAAGGACATTTCACTTCCGATATTTATTTTCCATACGAATTCAACAAAGCCATTTCTGATTTAGGACATCACAATATTTTTGCGAGTTATGCTCCGAACACACCATTTTTGGCATTCTTTTTTTCGCCTTTGTCCTTTATTTATGTCGAAGCTGCGAAACTGTTTTTCAATTGTATTTCGATAAGTTTGTTTGTATTTAGCATTTACAGATTGTTTTCGCATTATAAAATAAATCTGAAATATGCGTTGCTGATTCCAGTCTTATTTTTGGTTCCGATAAAAAACAATTTGCTGTTTGGGCAAGTTTATTTCTTATTGTTTTTCCTGTTGACAGAAGGTTGGTTTTCGTATGAAAAAAAGCGTTGGAAATCGATGGCATTCTTTTGGAGTTTGGCAGTTTTACTCAAGGTCTTTCCCGTATTGCTTATTGTTCTTTTTGTGTTTAAAAAACAATGGAAAGCCTTACTCTATTTAGCGGGTTCCTGTATTTTACTTTTTGGAATTTCTTTACTCTTTACTGGAACTGATATTTGGATTTTTTATCTCAAAGAAGTTTTGCCAAAAGCTTCCAACGGAGAGATTGCTACGGCTTTTGTGCCCAATTATCAGTCGGTTTTTATGTTCCTGAAAGAACTTTTGGTGTTCGATGCTACGGATAATCAGTACTCCAGTTTTAATTATCCTGTTTTATTTTCTGCTCTGATGCTGGCTTTCAAAATAGGAATTTTAGGTATTGGTTATTTTATTTCCAAAAAAACTTCAAATGCGTTATTTGCTTTTTCCTATTGGATTTTGGCAATGATTTTACTTTCGCCATACGGAAGTACTTATACAATTATTTTGCTGATATTCCCTTTTCTGGCTTTGCTAAAAAGCGAGATTTCAAATGTCAAAAAAATTATCCTATTTATCGTCTTGTTTTTAATAAGCAATCTTTCTTTATCATTTTTTATTGAGAAAGCGTTTCCTTTTTCATATCCAAGATTGTTCTTGTTGTTGCTGCTGTTTGCCTTGTTTTTGTTCGAATTTCAGCAAAAAATCAATTGGAAAATTGTGGTTGCCTGTTCTTTACTTCCAATGATTTTAGTGTTGATTTTCAAAAAGAATAACGTTGTTAAATCGACTATACTGCTTAAAGACGGACCAATATTAGTATATGATTACGAAATCGAAAACAAACAGCTAACCGGTTATTTTTGGGATGGACAAGATAAGGTAGTATTATGGAACACTCCTATTCAAAATGTTGAATCGCTGAGTTTGAAAAACAATCAGGTTTTTTACCGTAACCAACAGCTTACGTTTGACAAAAGCCATAAGTTGAAACCAATGTTAATTGACAATAAAACAGTGTTATATCTTTCAGATTATGGTAGAGGCATTGGGTTTTATACCTTAAGAAAAATGGAATTGAAATGA
- a CDS encoding polysaccharide biosynthesis protein — protein MNLKKTFDRIKLVLINILKQVLGQVLTLILSVIIFKWDSKELWGEFAAYFIYVNILITIISWGNKEFLIREFSKAPNKIIENFYLVFNSRLPLLVLAVVAALFVFPISCFWFFALWIISVYISQSLEVFWIYKRDYAKSILLEILSFSGLVLLLFYNKINSDKLIEYYSYYQLMRAILYIILYASELKKLHFAIDKKYFVTAVSFFLLGLVGFLQSRMDFVIITFFESDQNVAVYQIITTFFILIHALGTFLIFPYMKNIYRLQKSSVSVFQRFIAVISPLVVCFCLAVLFLIMHYVYNISLDYHYYLLGFLITFPPYLYTVKILILYKENKQGFILKTGIIAIVINSLASILLLYLGYGLKGALMGSAIAHLFTAYQYLTHFSTQTQKA, from the coding sequence ATGAATCTAAAAAAGACATTCGACAGGATAAAACTTGTTTTGATCAACATCCTCAAGCAAGTATTGGGTCAGGTGCTAACCCTGATTCTGTCGGTCATTATATTCAAATGGGATTCAAAAGAATTATGGGGCGAATTTGCCGCCTATTTTATTTATGTCAATATCCTAATTACAATCATCAGCTGGGGAAATAAGGAATTCTTGATTCGGGAATTCAGTAAAGCGCCAAACAAAATAATAGAGAATTTCTATCTGGTTTTTAATTCGCGCTTGCCGCTATTAGTCCTTGCCGTTGTAGCGGCTTTGTTTGTTTTCCCAATCAGCTGTTTCTGGTTTTTTGCCCTTTGGATAATCAGCGTTTATATTTCACAATCACTTGAAGTTTTTTGGATTTACAAAAGAGATTATGCCAAATCAATTCTCCTGGAAATACTGTCGTTTTCAGGGCTGGTTTTGTTGCTTTTTTATAATAAAATAAATAGTGACAAGCTTATCGAATATTATTCCTATTACCAATTGATGCGTGCTATTTTATATATCATTCTTTATGCTTCGGAATTAAAAAAACTTCATTTTGCCATAGACAAAAAATATTTTGTCACTGCTGTTTCCTTCTTTTTGCTGGGTTTGGTTGGATTTCTTCAATCGCGAATGGATTTTGTAATAATCACTTTTTTCGAATCTGATCAGAACGTAGCGGTTTACCAAATCATCACCACTTTTTTCATATTGATTCATGCTTTGGGAACCTTTTTAATTTTTCCTTATATGAAGAACATCTATCGATTGCAAAAGAGTTCAGTGAGTGTTTTTCAACGGTTTATTGCTGTCATCTCGCCTTTGGTAGTGTGCTTCTGTTTGGCGGTTTTGTTTTTGATTATGCATTATGTTTATAACATTAGCCTTGATTACCATTACTATTTATTGGGGTTTTTAATCACTTTCCCACCCTATTTATACACGGTCAAAATATTGATTTTATATAAAGAAAACAAGCAGGGTTTTATTCTAAAGACCGGAATTATAGCCATCGTAATTAACAGTTTAGCTTCTATTCTTTTGCTTTATCTTGGTTATGGATTAAAAGGTGCTTTGATGGGTTCGGCTATTGCTCATCTATTTACAGCCTATCAATATCTCACCCATTTTTCAACTCAAACTCAAAAAGCATAA
- a CDS encoding class I SAM-dependent methyltransferase: MKPNQKHISKQNNRYYDKIAADYDAMLSHNTQEDFLRKKVAEKLTSFLKEGTVLDFGGGTGEDLKWLLEHHYKVIFCEPSSGMRKMAMDKFPEAGIVFLENSQTDFTSWDETLPFQEKVNGVIANFAVLNCILDLDLFFKKLTLITAEKAEIVLLVLHYNLKKRMQMNFFGALKSLNGAKPMNVKVAFQGEKQLVYLHSVKSIRKATAEYFEFQSCELLKEEGFSLIHLTKK; encoded by the coding sequence ATGAAGCCCAATCAAAAACATATCAGCAAACAAAATAACCGCTATTATGATAAAATAGCAGCGGATTATGATGCCATGCTGAGCCATAATACCCAAGAGGATTTTCTGCGTAAAAAAGTAGCTGAGAAATTAACTTCCTTTTTGAAAGAAGGCACTGTTTTAGATTTTGGAGGAGGAACGGGAGAAGATTTAAAATGGTTATTGGAACATCATTACAAAGTGATTTTTTGCGAACCTTCATCCGGTATGCGAAAGATGGCGATGGACAAATTCCCGGAAGCCGGAATTGTGTTTTTGGAAAACAGTCAAACCGATTTTACAAGTTGGGATGAAACGCTTCCGTTTCAAGAGAAAGTCAATGGTGTAATAGCCAATTTTGCTGTGCTGAATTGTATTTTAGATCTGGATTTATTCTTTAAGAAATTGACTTTGATAACCGCTGAAAAGGCTGAAATTGTGTTGCTGGTTTTACATTACAATCTGAAAAAAAGAATGCAAATGAACTTTTTCGGAGCACTAAAATCGCTAAACGGAGCTAAGCCTATGAACGTAAAAGTGGCTTTTCAGGGTGAAAAACAATTGGTTTATCTTCATTCGGTGAAATCAATTCGGAAAGCGACTGCAGAATATTTTGAATTCCAAAGTTGTGAGTTGTTAAAAGAAGAAGGTTTTTCATTAATCCATTTGACAAAAAAATGA
- a CDS encoding FkbM family methyltransferase encodes MNKTNDLVQILKRKNIESLFFIDVGAKDKLDFLEDLSTITNIIGFEPNPIELEILKEKYIQHNFKSLALIGDCLSDCEGEVSFNVTKHSSMSSLLETDLGNYQKHFGLYKNFDNWKSNIAIENVIKTSAVTLDNFIKDKDETIDYLKIDTQGSELKILHGAEKLLNEKRINILKVEVSTIAVYQNQVLFSDIDIYLRDKGYVLVDFITYRENYTPVLANSHDKNCHYAPCGDAIYVLDSEFLSNENKIKSGFLLLWLGYYSLGSYLLNTSSLSMEEQKVFTNHNFISFRKKIKQLIINLCPPMVLQWVKKL; translated from the coding sequence ATGAATAAAACAAACGATTTAGTTCAAATCTTAAAGAGGAAAAACATTGAATCTTTGTTTTTTATCGATGTTGGCGCCAAAGACAAGCTTGATTTTTTGGAAGACTTGTCGACAATAACCAATATTATCGGCTTCGAACCCAATCCAATCGAATTGGAAATACTTAAAGAAAAATACATTCAACATAATTTTAAGTCATTAGCTTTAATTGGTGATTGTTTGTCGGATTGTGAAGGCGAAGTTTCCTTTAATGTTACAAAGCACAGCTCTATGAGCAGTCTGCTTGAAACAGATTTGGGCAACTATCAAAAGCATTTTGGTTTATATAAAAACTTTGACAATTGGAAGTCAAACATTGCCATTGAAAATGTAATTAAGACTTCGGCGGTTACACTGGATAATTTCATAAAAGACAAAGATGAGACAATTGATTATTTAAAAATTGACACGCAAGGTTCAGAATTGAAAATTTTGCATGGTGCAGAAAAGTTGCTCAACGAAAAACGAATAAATATTCTAAAAGTTGAAGTGTCAACCATAGCAGTTTATCAAAATCAGGTGTTGTTTTCGGATATCGACATCTATTTAAGGGATAAAGGTTATGTACTGGTTGATTTTATTACTTACAGAGAAAATTACACTCCGGTTTTGGCTAATAGTCATGATAAAAATTGTCATTATGCACCTTGCGGCGATGCTATTTATGTTCTGGATTCTGAATTTTTAAGCAATGAAAACAAAATAAAATCAGGTTTTCTCTTACTTTGGTTAGGTTACTATAGTTTAGGTTCCTACTTACTCAATACTTCCAGTTTATCAATGGAAGAGCAAAAGGTTTTTACGAATCATAATTTTATTTCTTTTAGAAAAAAAATTAAACAACTCATCATCAATCTGTGTCCGCCAATGGTGTTGCAATGGGTTAAAAAACTTTAA
- a CDS encoding acyltransferase family protein, translating into MFTDAYFPEFRIMWIMSHYALDLFCILSGFLIAGIIEKRYRETNKITFSDMLTFYKRRSFKILPMYYIVIAICLFLSNIGWYYPKDFSWKFLVFLQNLHRGDFHFLPHTHSLTIQEWFCLLFPLTILFLFKFLPKSEYNPILIGAFIWMAVGFVNRWIVHSHGVESWDIEIRKTILTRIDAVIYGVLFYFIQLHFSEFLKKNKLKLLLVSFTLYLLATYILAQKYSPFFNNVVYYSLVTFIVSFALPYFIHLKLPEQPQKIFTFIGLSSYSIYLIHLPLLYIIFDRIQATNKCESLLFLVGMLLLTNIVGMLFYIFVENPIMKLRDK; encoded by the coding sequence ATGTTTACGGATGCCTATTTTCCTGAGTTTCGGATAATGTGGATAATGTCTCATTACGCACTTGATTTGTTCTGTATCTTAAGTGGTTTTTTGATTGCGGGAATAATTGAAAAACGGTACCGTGAAACCAACAAAATAACTTTTTCGGACATGCTCACTTTTTACAAAAGAAGGAGTTTTAAGATCCTTCCGATGTATTATATAGTCATTGCTATCTGCTTGTTTTTATCAAACATTGGATGGTATTACCCAAAGGATTTTTCCTGGAAATTTCTGGTGTTTCTTCAAAATTTGCATCGTGGTGATTTTCATTTTTTGCCCCATACCCATTCGTTAACTATTCAGGAATGGTTTTGCCTGCTTTTCCCTTTAACCATTTTATTTTTATTTAAGTTTTTGCCGAAGTCCGAATACAATCCCATTCTTATTGGCGCATTTATTTGGATGGCTGTTGGATTTGTCAATCGTTGGATTGTGCACTCTCATGGAGTCGAAAGTTGGGATATTGAAATCCGTAAAACAATACTAACCCGAATAGATGCGGTCATTTATGGCGTTTTGTTTTACTTCATTCAATTGCATTTTTCGGAGTTTTTGAAAAAGAACAAATTGAAATTATTGCTCGTTAGTTTTACTCTTTATCTGTTGGCTACATATATTCTGGCGCAAAAATATTCGCCTTTTTTCAATAATGTGGTTTATTATTCGTTGGTCACTTTTATTGTCAGTTTCGCGTTGCCGTATTTTATACATTTAAAGCTTCCTGAGCAGCCACAAAAAATCTTTACTTTTATTGGATTGTCATCTTATTCGATTTATCTGATTCACTTACCTTTACTCTACATTATTTTTGATCGCATTCAGGCAACCAACAAATGCGAATCATTATTGTTTTTGGTTGGAATGCTGTTGCTTACGAATATTGTTGGAATGCTGTTTTATATATTCGTAGAAAACCCAATTATGAAATTAAGAGATAAATAA